Proteins encoded within one genomic window of Brachybacterium sp. P6-10-X1:
- the pgm gene encoding phosphoglucomutase (alpha-D-glucose-1,6-bisphosphate-dependent), translating to MHPRAGQKALPEDLVDIDALLDSYYDLHPDPADPDQAVAFGTSGHRGSSLDTAFTEDHIAATTQAIVEYRAGQGIRGPLFIGRDTHALSRPAFDTALEVLVGNDVAVQVDSLDGYTPTPAISHAILVHNRGRSASDPSRADGIVVTPSHNPPRDGGFKYNPPHGGPADADATAWIADRANELLAAGLRGVRRHGRQKALQDAGRYDFLHTYVQDLSGVVDLDAIRRSGIRIGADPLGGAAVDYWAEIGEMHDLDLSVVNPEVDPQWSFMTLDRDGKIRMDCSSPWAMASLLEKRSEFDIATGNDADADRHGIVTPDAGLMNPNHFLATAIQYLFAHRPDWPADAKVGKTVVSSSLIDQVVGSLGRELYEVPVGFKWFVPGLIDSSVGFGGEESAGASFLRRDGSVWTTDKDGIIMALLASEMLAVTGRSPSALHAELVEEFGESAYARIDAPADREQKAKLKALSPRQVTATELAGEPIVSAITEAPSGGAIGGLKVATESAWFAARPSGTEDVYKIYAESFRGPEHLAEVQKAAKELVDGALAD from the coding sequence ATGCACCCCCGCGCAGGCCAGAAGGCTCTTCCGGAGGATCTCGTCGACATCGACGCCCTCCTCGACTCCTATTACGACCTCCATCCGGATCCCGCCGACCCCGATCAGGCCGTCGCCTTCGGAACCTCGGGGCACCGCGGCTCGTCGCTGGACACCGCATTCACCGAGGACCACATCGCCGCGACCACTCAGGCGATCGTGGAGTACCGCGCCGGCCAGGGGATCCGCGGACCGCTGTTCATCGGGCGGGACACCCATGCGCTCTCGCGTCCGGCCTTCGACACCGCGCTCGAGGTGCTGGTCGGCAACGACGTCGCGGTCCAGGTGGACTCGCTGGACGGGTACACGCCCACCCCGGCGATCTCCCACGCGATCCTCGTGCACAACCGCGGCAGGTCCGCCTCCGATCCCTCGCGGGCCGACGGCATCGTCGTCACCCCGAGCCACAATCCGCCGCGCGACGGAGGGTTCAAGTACAACCCCCCGCACGGCGGCCCGGCGGATGCGGATGCGACCGCCTGGATCGCCGACCGCGCCAATGAGCTGCTGGCCGCCGGGCTGCGGGGCGTGCGCCGCCACGGCCGCCAGAAGGCGCTGCAGGACGCGGGACGCTACGACTTCCTGCACACCTATGTCCAGGATCTGTCGGGCGTGGTGGACCTCGACGCGATCCGCCGCTCGGGGATCCGCATCGGCGCCGATCCGCTGGGCGGCGCGGCCGTGGACTACTGGGCCGAGATCGGCGAGATGCACGACCTGGACCTGTCCGTGGTCAATCCCGAGGTGGATCCGCAGTGGTCGTTCATGACCCTGGACCGCGACGGGAAGATCCGCATGGACTGCTCGAGCCCGTGGGCGATGGCCTCTCTGCTCGAGAAGCGCTCCGAGTTCGACATCGCGACCGGCAACGACGCGGATGCCGATCGGCACGGCATCGTCACGCCCGACGCCGGGTTGATGAACCCCAACCACTTCCTCGCCACCGCGATCCAGTACCTGTTCGCCCACCGCCCCGACTGGCCGGCCGACGCGAAGGTCGGCAAGACGGTCGTCTCCTCGAGCCTCATCGACCAGGTCGTCGGCTCCCTGGGACGGGAGCTGTACGAGGTCCCGGTCGGCTTCAAGTGGTTCGTCCCCGGCCTGATCGACTCCTCCGTCGGCTTCGGCGGCGAGGAGAGCGCGGGAGCCTCGTTCCTGCGCCGCGACGGCTCGGTGTGGACCACCGACAAGGACGGCATCATCATGGCGCTGCTGGCCTCCGAGATGCTCGCGGTCACCGGTCGCTCCCCCAGCGCCCTGCACGCGGAGCTGGTCGAGGAGTTCGGTGAGAGCGCCTACGCGCGCATCGACGCCCCGGCCGACCGGGAGCAGAAGGCGAAGCTCAAGGCCCTCAGCCCCCGCCAGGTCACCGCGACCGAGCTGGCGGGCGAGCCGATCGTCTCGGCGATCACCGAGGCCCCCTCGGGCGGCGCGATCGGCGGGCTGAAGGTCGCCACGGAGTCGGCCTGGTTCGCCGCCCGCCCCTCCGGCACCGAGGACGTCTACAAGATCTACGCGGAGTCCTTCCGTGGGCCGGAGCACCTGGCAGAGGTTCAGAAGGCGGCCAAGGAGCTCGTGGACGGAGCTCTCGCGGACTGA
- a CDS encoding inorganic phosphate transporter, which translates to MTPGLLVVVVVLALVMAFYNGFHDASNAVSTTITTRSLRESTALGMAAILNLLGALLGMLLLSVTAEWALALLGLRRLAESTAGAPDVLGAGLIAIMLATLAWEVLTWWIGMPSSTWHSFFGGALGASLAIGAAAAWNHLVEILVASLVGPLIAVVLAYVVMQGLLALARNERLGVAHIRFAQTVSAGAVATGHGLSDARLPLAVIVVATSVSGLSAGSSLTVMSAVAVAVAAGTLLGGHRIIRTIGRRLTDLSAAQGLAAESSAVISMSVALFGLDSPVSSSHGLASSVVGAGVAMGPRHVRWPVARTMVLTWLATPIATAVLGAALAGLMLEVAAG; encoded by the coding sequence GTGACGCCCGGACTGCTCGTCGTGGTCGTCGTCCTGGCGCTGGTGATGGCGTTCTACAACGGCTTCCACGACGCCTCCAACGCGGTCTCCACCACCATCACCACCCGGTCCCTGCGGGAATCGACGGCCCTGGGGATGGCCGCGATCCTCAACCTGCTCGGCGCGCTGCTGGGCATGCTTCTGCTGTCCGTGACCGCCGAGTGGGCGCTCGCACTGCTGGGGCTGCGCCGCCTGGCGGAGAGCACCGCCGGCGCACCGGACGTGCTCGGCGCGGGGTTGATCGCGATCATGCTGGCCACCCTGGCCTGGGAGGTGCTGACGTGGTGGATCGGCATGCCGTCCTCGACCTGGCACTCCTTCTTCGGCGGCGCCCTCGGAGCCTCGCTGGCGATCGGCGCGGCAGCCGCCTGGAACCATCTGGTGGAGATCCTGGTCGCCTCGCTCGTCGGCCCGCTGATCGCCGTGGTCCTGGCATACGTCGTGATGCAGGGCCTGCTGGCGCTGGCCCGCAACGAGCGCCTGGGCGTGGCCCACATCCGCTTCGCCCAGACCGTCTCCGCCGGTGCGGTCGCCACCGGGCACGGGCTCAGCGACGCCCGCCTCCCCCTGGCCGTCATCGTCGTGGCGACCTCCGTCTCGGGCCTGTCGGCCGGCTCCTCCCTGACGGTGATGTCGGCGGTGGCCGTCGCCGTGGCCGCGGGCACCCTGCTGGGCGGGCACCGGATCATCCGCACGATCGGCCGTCGCCTCACGGATCTCTCGGCCGCCCAGGGTCTGGCCGCGGAGTCCTCCGCGGTGATCTCGATGTCCGTCGCGCTGTTCGGCCTGGACTCCCCCGTGTCCTCCTCGCACGGCCTCGCCTCGAGCGTGGTCGGCGCCGGCGTCGCCATGGGGCCGCGGCATGTGCGCTGGCCGGTGGCGCGCACGATGGTCCTGACCTGGCTCGCGACGCCGATCGCGACCGCCGTGCTCGGAGCCGCTCTGGCCGGATTGATGCTCGAGGTCGCCGCAGGGTGA
- a CDS encoding DUF47 family protein, producing the protein MQLFPRRVERPMNDLFGELAEVLVQATDTHSKLLGHGYRERTRIAPKLHEQSTRAEELSRRISQRLAQSLITPYEAELLYDLALTIADAVDSMENTAELLVLSRVGALPTPLLEAAKGIERSAELTVAASWTLHRVRDLGDYYPQIRKLTRQGERLVRQSLAELYGRGGATTELLPLHDITASIGRTVALQESIARIADLLRVKDA; encoded by the coding sequence GTGCAGCTCTTCCCCCGCCGCGTCGAACGCCCGATGAACGACCTGTTCGGCGAGCTCGCCGAAGTCCTGGTCCAGGCCACCGACACCCACTCCAAGCTGCTCGGCCACGGCTACCGCGAGCGCACCCGCATCGCCCCGAAGCTGCACGAGCAGTCGACCCGGGCAGAGGAGCTCAGCCGACGGATCTCCCAGCGCCTCGCGCAGTCCCTGATCACGCCGTACGAGGCGGAGCTGCTCTACGACCTGGCCCTGACGATCGCCGACGCCGTCGACTCCATGGAGAACACGGCCGAGCTGCTGGTCCTCTCGCGCGTCGGCGCCCTGCCCACCCCGCTGCTCGAGGCGGCCAAGGGCATCGAGCGCTCCGCCGAGCTGACCGTGGCGGCCAGCTGGACGCTGCACCGGGTGCGGGACCTGGGCGACTACTACCCCCAGATCCGCAAGCTCACGCGTCAGGGCGAGCGGCTGGTCCGCCAGAGCCTCGCCGAGCTCTACGGACGCGGCGGCGCCACCACCGAACTGCTGCCCCTGCATGACATCACCGCATCCATCGGCCGCACCGTCGCCCTGCAGGAGAGCATCGCCCGGATCGCGGACCTGCTGCGCGTCAAGGACGCCTGA
- a CDS encoding PH domain-containing protein, whose product MTIPRQLGPRTGPRTALPDYSRSTATIERMVSNLGRISSPRSGARARGVRTLLPRAAIRDTALRAVVCALGLGAALVLAVVLVALGLTVEDGHAPGIALLLVMLLLGASMVLIGLLGVRFGLVALGSARSRVDISEDGLHVVGVVRSRTVPWHRILAIESRVVHPVHWLTAALRLDDGSRVVMPAFDRHIWTYSEPSGQDIRALRIELHRRRKAVARPV is encoded by the coding sequence ATGACCATTCCCCGGCAGCTCGGGCCCCGGACCGGGCCGCGCACCGCCCTGCCCGACTACTCGCGCAGCACCGCGACCATCGAGCGCATGGTCTCGAACCTCGGTCGCATCTCGTCTCCGCGTTCCGGCGCTCGGGCACGGGGTGTCCGCACGCTCCTGCCCCGTGCTGCCATCCGGGACACGGCGCTGCGGGCCGTGGTCTGTGCGCTGGGGCTGGGCGCTGCGCTCGTGCTGGCAGTGGTCCTGGTGGCCCTGGGGCTGACCGTCGAGGACGGCCACGCGCCGGGCATCGCTCTGCTGCTGGTCATGCTGCTGCTGGGGGCCTCCATGGTGCTGATCGGCCTGCTGGGGGTCCGCTTCGGCCTGGTCGCGCTGGGAAGTGCGAGGTCGCGCGTGGACATCTCCGAGGACGGTTTGCACGTGGTCGGCGTCGTCCGCTCCCGCACGGTGCCCTGGCATCGGATCCTGGCCATTGAGTCGAGGGTGGTCCATCCGGTGCATTGGCTGACCGCGGCGCTGCGCCTGGACGATGGATCCCGGGTGGTGATGCCGGCGTTCGACCGCCACATCTGGACCTACTCCGAGCCCTCCGGCCAGGACATCCGTGCGCTGCGCATCGAGCTGCACCGCCGTCGGAAAGCGGTGGCCCGACCCGTCTGA